The Acetivibrio saccincola genome window below encodes:
- the thrS gene encoding threonine--tRNA ligase: MVKVTLKDGSVIEYKKGITAKEVAESISAGLARVALAAEINGEVKDLGYQINEDCSLNILTFDSEGGREAYRHTSSHILAQAVKRLYPDAKLAIGPAIDNGFYYDFDVDKPFTTEDLEKIENEMQKIIKEDLKLERFTLPRDEAIKLMEEKGEKYKVELINDLPEGETISFYKQGEFVDLCAGPHVESTGKVKAYKLLSVAGAYWRGSEKNKMLQRIYGTSFTKKSELDEYLHRLEEAKKRDHRRLGRELDLFDIYEEGPGFPFFLPKGMVLRNILEDYWRKEHKKNNYQEIKTPIILNEDLWHRSGHWDHYKENMYFTKIDEGDFAIKPMNCPGGMLVYKRKLHSYRDLPQRIAELGLVHRHELSGALHGLMRVRCFTQDDAHIFMTPDQVKDEVLGVINMIDSFYKVFGFKYHVELSTRPEDSMGTDEQWDLAINSLKDALETKGMEYKINEGDGAFYGPKIDFHLEDSIGRTWQCGTIQLDFQMPERFDLTYVGPDGERHRPVMIHRVVFGSIERFIAILTEHYAGAFPTWLSPVQVKILPLIDKHVEYALKVQKELEDKGIRVEVDARNEKIGYKIREARLERVPYMLVIGDKELENNAVAVRSRKDGDIGTMPVSEFIEKILEEVEGLI; the protein is encoded by the coding sequence ATGGTTAAAGTTACACTTAAAGACGGCAGTGTTATAGAGTATAAAAAAGGTATTACAGCAAAGGAAGTGGCTGAGAGCATAAGTGCAGGACTTGCAAGAGTTGCCCTTGCAGCTGAAATTAATGGGGAAGTAAAGGATTTGGGCTACCAAATAAATGAAGACTGCAGCTTAAACATACTTACATTTGACAGTGAAGGAGGAAGAGAAGCGTACAGGCATACATCTTCCCATATTCTAGCACAAGCAGTAAAAAGACTTTATCCTGATGCAAAACTTGCAATAGGTCCGGCAATAGATAATGGTTTTTATTATGATTTTGACGTGGATAAACCTTTTACAACTGAAGACCTTGAAAAAATAGAAAATGAAATGCAAAAAATAATTAAAGAGGATTTAAAGCTTGAAAGATTTACCCTTCCAAGGGATGAGGCAATAAAACTCATGGAGGAGAAAGGGGAAAAATATAAAGTAGAATTAATTAATGATTTGCCTGAAGGAGAGACCATTTCTTTTTATAAACAAGGGGAATTTGTTGACCTTTGTGCAGGACCTCATGTTGAGTCCACCGGAAAAGTTAAGGCTTATAAATTATTGTCTGTTGCAGGGGCTTATTGGAGAGGAAGCGAAAAAAATAAAATGCTTCAAAGAATTTACGGTACTTCCTTTACCAAAAAGAGTGAGTTGGATGAATATCTCCACAGGTTGGAAGAAGCAAAGAAGAGAGACCACAGAAGGCTTGGAAGGGAACTGGATTTATTTGATATATACGAAGAAGGACCTGGATTTCCGTTTTTCCTTCCAAAGGGAATGGTATTAAGAAATATACTTGAAGACTACTGGAGAAAAGAACATAAAAAGAATAATTATCAGGAAATAAAAACCCCTATCATTTTAAATGAAGATTTATGGCACCGTTCAGGGCATTGGGACCACTATAAAGAAAATATGTACTTTACAAAGATTGATGAAGGGGATTTTGCCATAAAGCCCATGAACTGTCCCGGAGGAATGCTTGTTTATAAGAGAAAACTTCATTCATACAGGGACTTGCCCCAAAGAATTGCAGAGCTTGGTTTGGTTCACAGGCATGAATTGTCAGGGGCACTTCATGGATTAATGCGTGTAAGATGCTTTACCCAGGACGATGCACATATTTTCATGACTCCTGACCAGGTAAAAGATGAGGTTTTAGGAGTAATAAACATGATAGACAGTTTTTATAAAGTTTTTGGATTTAAATATCATGTAGAACTTTCAACAAGACCTGAAGACTCAATGGGCACTGATGAGCAATGGGATTTAGCTATAAATTCATTGAAGGACGCACTGGAGACAAAAGGAATGGAATATAAAATCAATGAAGGTGACGGGGCATTCTACGGTCCTAAGATAGATTTTCATTTGGAAGATTCCATCGGGCGTACATGGCAGTGCGGTACAATACAGCTTGATTTCCAGATGCCGGAAAGATTTGATTTAACTTATGTGGGACCGGACGGAGAAAGGCACAGGCCTGTTATGATACACAGGGTTGTTTTTGGAAGCATAGAAAGATTTATTGCCATTTTGACAGAGCATTATGCTGGGGCTTTTCCAACCTGGCTGTCCCCTGTTCAGGTAAAGATACTTCCTTTAATTGACAAGCACGTTGAATATGCTTTAAAGGTTCAAAAAGAACTTGAAGATAAGGGAATAAGAGTTGAAGTGGATGCAAGGAATGAAAAAATAGGATATAAGATAAGGGAAGCCCGTCTTGAAAGAGTGCCCTACATGCTTGTAATAGGTGATAAAGAACTTGAAAACAACGCTGTGGCAGTAAGGTCCAGGAAAGACGGGGATATTGGAACTATGCCGGTTTCTGAGTTTATTGAAAAAATATTAGAGGAAGTTGAGGGATTGATATGA
- a CDS encoding DHHW family protein has translation MSYYEKNITIKSFLTLLLIVVIIGGLYILNLINKPPEVLKSERRTPSSLPNLTLQNILSAKYMDEFENFAADNFVFRDKFRTVKAAAVFYLFQQTDKSGLYYDDLVGLGKFEQLNEKSLREVAAKIKKISTGLKGMNIYYSFIPDKDIYAEKNYPGFDVNMALTILSNELQEMTLIDLTDTLSAKDFYKTDFHWNQVKLENVVFKMGEIMGFNIDISSFNPVKAGEFQGVYSGQLALPFYNDEMIYLVPNDPVSIYYLDEKSLKFQQGDIYDIKAFNGQDPYDIFLRGVQPLIVLENPNSATSRELYLFRDSFSSSLAPLLTSAYRKITLIDLRYIDFSYLLDYISFKEGSDIMFLYSSLILNNPWDLRIR, from the coding sequence TTGAGTTATTATGAGAAAAATATAACAATTAAATCTTTTTTAACTCTCCTGCTAATTGTGGTAATTATTGGTGGTTTATACATATTAAATTTAATTAATAAGCCCCCTGAAGTTTTAAAAAGTGAACGTCGTACACCTTCATCACTGCCTAATTTAACTTTGCAAAATATTTTATCTGCAAAGTATATGGATGAATTTGAAAACTTTGCTGCTGACAATTTTGTATTTCGTGATAAATTTCGAACTGTAAAAGCAGCTGCTGTATTTTACTTGTTCCAACAGACAGATAAGTCTGGGTTATATTATGACGATTTAGTTGGTCTGGGGAAGTTCGAGCAATTAAACGAAAAGTCACTTCGTGAAGTTGCAGCCAAAATAAAAAAAATTTCTACTGGACTTAAAGGGATGAATATTTATTATTCTTTTATTCCGGACAAGGATATTTATGCCGAAAAAAATTACCCTGGTTTTGATGTCAACATGGCTCTGACAATACTGTCAAATGAACTGCAAGAAATGACTTTAATTGACCTAACAGATACTCTCTCGGCCAAAGACTTTTATAAAACGGATTTTCATTGGAACCAAGTGAAGTTAGAAAACGTTGTATTTAAGATGGGTGAAATTATGGGGTTTAATATTGATATCAGTTCATTTAACCCTGTTAAAGCAGGAGAGTTTCAGGGTGTATATTCCGGTCAACTGGCATTACCATTCTATAATGATGAAATGATATACTTAGTACCTAATGACCCTGTGTCTATATATTATCTGGATGAGAAATCTCTTAAATTCCAACAGGGTGATATTTATGACATAAAAGCATTTAACGGGCAGGATCCATATGATATTTTCCTACGGGGAGTTCAACCTCTTATTGTTTTAGAAAACCCTAATTCTGCAACGTCCCGTGAGCTATATTTATTTCGGGATTCATTTTCATCTAGCCTTGCCCCGTTATTGACTTCGGCATATCGGAAAATAACACTGATTGATTTGCGGTATATTGATTTTTCATATTTATTAGATTATATTTCTTTTAAGGAAGGATCAGATATAATGTTTTTATATAGTTCGCTAATATTAAATAATCCGTGGGATTTGCGTATTAGGTAA
- a CDS encoding DUF4358 domain-containing protein, with protein MFRRILYFSVLCFLILSGCTKTTVELPAPDILYSDVAEAAMLSEMIELTSEELQNLVGIDPEDYVEFAAYQAGWGTSADEIIIIQAVDSSKAHDIEAKLKERVEHKRKSAESYLTENLPIIDAAIVRCDGNTVSMLITENIDAANSVYEKFYK; from the coding sequence ATGTTTAGAAGAATTTTATATTTTAGTGTTTTATGTTTTTTAATTTTATCAGGTTGTACCAAAACAACTGTTGAACTTCCGGCACCTGATATATTATATTCAGATGTAGCAGAAGCAGCAATGCTTTCTGAAATGATAGAACTTACCTCTGAGGAATTGCAAAATCTAGTGGGGATAGATCCGGAAGACTACGTTGAATTTGCGGCATATCAAGCGGGCTGGGGTACTTCAGCAGACGAGATAATTATTATTCAAGCTGTAGACAGTTCAAAGGCCCACGATATTGAGGCAAAATTAAAAGAGCGTGTAGAACATAAACGTAAGTCTGCCGAGTCATATCTTACAGAAAATTTACCTATTATTGACGCTGCTATAGTGCGTTGTGACGGGAATACAGTTTCTATGCTGATAACTGAAAATATAGATGCTGCTAATTCTGTATATGAAAAGTTTTATAAGTAG
- a CDS encoding S-layer homology domain-containing protein, with amino-acid sequence MERKLFKGILSLAVVLAILMTFLTTGIFALSAKDGIESIINKAQNSSLEERDEFVYGLTQSELDVLRSEVKKFTKGQKNSLLQKLNRNDDFDVLMRNILLADEEIQLVLEDVIYKLENRVKSDLEKFAKEAVFLTSVEEKSRDVIRFIVNDLIKVNEDTYLEYVENVKNLFLGMSEDELKSAFLEFSDLEESQREGVPTIIMILNQEDFDVDLSGFQSIAHDMNKMIMNCEYDSLGTKMLLKMLEYFSNIGATSVVHDKDGDVYKVKLSLDIPSNIRNAIDRELRTTAILGKDIKTLDDLLIEIEELINKHDNTEIYNFKKLLKEEFKMVYRGNLPVPETGDPGSDPKDPLPSKDPSDENEDEGTTGDDKGDKNDDKSPNVTPKPEEVEESDDKLPGTVTFTDIENHWAEENIIGLAKLGIVTGYTDGSIKPNNNITRAEMAVIVVKAASLEPADEINLSFKDKDEIPNWAAGYIQTAVDNGIITGYEDNTFKPSKNLTREEMVVLIIKAFDIAVEEGLQPPKFKDTDEIGSWALNFVAKSVDLNIVSGYLDNTFKPKRNVTRAETFTVLYNILKTK; translated from the coding sequence ATGGAGAGAAAATTATTTAAAGGTATCCTTTCCCTTGCAGTTGTACTTGCCATTTTAATGACTTTTTTAACAACCGGGATCTTTGCTTTATCTGCTAAAGACGGGATTGAAAGCATTATAAATAAAGCACAAAATTCTTCTTTAGAAGAGAGAGATGAATTTGTATATGGTTTAACACAAAGTGAATTGGATGTACTAAGAAGTGAAGTGAAAAAATTTACAAAAGGTCAAAAAAACTCACTTTTACAAAAACTAAACAGAAATGATGATTTTGATGTACTTATGAGAAATATATTACTTGCAGATGAAGAAATACAGTTGGTTTTAGAAGACGTTATTTATAAACTGGAAAACAGGGTAAAAAGCGACCTTGAAAAGTTTGCCAAAGAAGCTGTCTTTCTGACATCTGTAGAGGAAAAAAGCAGAGATGTAATAAGGTTTATTGTAAATGACCTTATAAAAGTAAATGAGGATACATATTTAGAATATGTTGAAAATGTAAAAAACCTTTTTTTGGGCATGAGCGAAGATGAGCTAAAAAGTGCTTTTTTGGAGTTTTCCGACCTTGAAGAGTCTCAAAGGGAAGGGGTTCCCACCATTATAATGATTTTAAACCAGGAAGATTTTGATGTAGACTTAAGTGGATTTCAGTCCATTGCACATGATATGAACAAAATGATAATGAATTGTGAATATGACAGCCTTGGTACAAAGATGCTTTTAAAGATGTTGGAGTATTTTTCAAATATTGGTGCAACATCTGTGGTGCATGATAAAGATGGGGATGTCTACAAAGTTAAACTAAGCCTGGACATACCTTCAAATATAAGAAATGCCATAGACAGGGAACTTAGGACAACTGCTATATTGGGAAAAGACATAAAAACCCTTGATGATTTGCTCATAGAAATAGAAGAGCTAATAAATAAACATGACAATACTGAGATTTATAATTTTAAGAAACTTTTAAAAGAAGAATTTAAAATGGTGTATAGAGGTAATTTGCCGGTTCCTGAAACAGGTGACCCCGGCAGTGACCCAAAAGATCCGTTACCTTCAAAAGATCCTTCTGATGAAAATGAAGATGAAGGTACGACCGGTGATGACAAGGGTGATAAAAATGACGATAAATCGCCAAATGTCACTCCAAAGCCTGAAGAGGTGGAAGAATCAGATGACAAATTGCCCGGTACTGTTACATTCACCGATATTGAAAATCACTGGGCAGAGGAAAATATAATAGGACTTGCCAAATTAGGTATAGTAACCGGTTATACCGACGGCAGCATAAAGCCCAATAACAATATAACAAGGGCGGAAATGGCGGTAATTGTTGTAAAGGCAGCTTCCCTAGAGCCTGCTGATGAGATAAATTTAAGCTTCAAGGATAAGGACGAAATTCCCAACTGGGCTGCAGGATACATTCAAACAGCCGTTGATAATGGAATAATAACGGGATATGAAGATAACACATTTAAGCCTTCTAAAAATTTAACCAGGGAAGAAATGGTTGTATTAATTATTAAAGCATTTGATATTGCAGTTGAGGAAGGTTTACAGCCTCCAAAATTCAAAGACACAGATGAAATAGGCTCATGGGCAT
- a CDS encoding MBOAT family O-acyltransferase has protein sequence MPNGSPKLRNITLLVASIVFYGWGEPIYLLLMVAEIFILWFFGLKIDKYRGKFKSKLFLILSLVVGLGILGFFKYADFFLYNVNRFTHINIPLLRLALPIGISFYTFQTLSYSIDLYWGKTKVQKNPLDFATYVMLFPQLIAGPIVRYVDVAAKLKTREHTLERFSSGSRRFIVGLAKKVLISNLMGELAQIMYQSQESSMLGAWMYIIAYTLHIYFDFSAYSDMAIGMGRMFGFNFLENFNYPYTAKSITEFWRKWHISLSSWFRDYVYIPLGGNRTSRSRFIFNILFVWFLTGFWHGAGWNFIFWGLYYGMLLLIEKFFLEKLLNKASKWLKHIYVMLIVMVGWVFFDTPNLLMAKNTLAKMFGFGADMIAGEESLYYLRSYLVLFIIAIIGSTPFPKRIAAKFESMKAMVIIEPLYIAALLIISTAFLVDGSFNPFIYFRF, from the coding sequence ATGCCAAATGGTTCTCCAAAATTACGAAATATTACTTTACTTGTGGCAAGCATTGTGTTTTATGGATGGGGAGAACCAATATACCTTCTGCTTATGGTAGCAGAAATTTTTATTTTATGGTTCTTTGGGCTTAAAATTGATAAATATAGAGGAAAATTTAAATCCAAGTTATTTTTAATTCTTTCACTGGTTGTAGGGTTAGGAATTCTAGGATTTTTTAAGTATGCGGATTTTTTCTTATATAATGTTAATAGATTCACTCATATAAATATTCCATTATTAAGACTTGCTCTTCCTATTGGAATTAGTTTTTATACATTTCAAACATTATCCTATTCAATTGATTTATATTGGGGTAAAACTAAAGTACAAAAAAATCCTTTGGATTTTGCAACCTATGTGATGCTATTTCCTCAACTAATAGCCGGTCCAATTGTGCGTTACGTCGATGTAGCGGCTAAACTGAAAACCAGAGAACATACTCTTGAGCGTTTCTCATCCGGTTCAAGACGTTTTATTGTCGGTCTTGCAAAAAAAGTTCTCATATCCAACCTGATGGGGGAATTGGCTCAAATAATGTATCAAAGCCAAGAGTCCAGTATGTTGGGTGCATGGATGTATATTATAGCATATACTTTACATATTTATTTTGACTTTTCTGCATATTCAGATATGGCCATAGGTATGGGCCGTATGTTTGGATTTAACTTTTTGGAAAATTTTAACTATCCTTACACTGCAAAAAGCATAACGGAATTTTGGCGTAAATGGCATATATCCCTCTCATCATGGTTCCGTGATTATGTATATATACCACTTGGCGGTAATCGCACGAGTAGGTCAAGGTTTATATTTAATATACTTTTTGTATGGTTTTTGACAGGTTTTTGGCATGGAGCGGGCTGGAATTTTATTTTTTGGGGACTGTACTACGGGATGCTTCTTCTTATAGAAAAGTTTTTCTTAGAGAAGCTACTCAACAAAGCATCTAAATGGCTAAAGCACATCTATGTTATGCTTATAGTAATGGTGGGTTGGGTATTTTTTGACACCCCAAACCTACTAATGGCTAAAAATACACTTGCAAAAATGTTTGGTTTTGGTGCAGATATGATTGCAGGTGAAGAATCCCTGTATTACCTGCGCAGCTATCTGGTTCTTTTCATCATTGCCATAATTGGCTCTACACCATTTCCCAAACGAATTGCTGCTAAATTTGAAAGTATGAAAGCAATGGTAATAATTGAACCTTTATATATCGCTGCATTATTGATTATTTCTACTGCTTTTCTTGTAGACGGTTCATTTAATCCTTTTATTTATTTTAGATTTTAG
- a CDS encoding SGNH/GDSL hydrolase family protein: MIRRLIYFSFLVVILFVASTACTTQTPPQPEASQSPKREESFEPTIEKEPEWITEDNDSLQIEETPTSTPSVSDDRVNYDEYFTNSVFVGDSVMEGFAQYVRAQRNSGVDMLSNAQFLTSLMGITVYDVVNYTTGAKCYFTYRGKEQPLETILQEMGVSRVFIMLGMNDIANGFSTVDTTNNYRKMIDLIKNTNPDLDIVVLTPTPKTASKWLPDYTTNRNFGSPLLNELADMLKAMCEENGIKVVDVNAAVRGPDGHLPDEYSRDNFVHINNECSAVILDFLREFAKIQMEG, encoded by the coding sequence ATGATTAGAAGATTAATTTATTTTTCATTTTTGGTGGTAATTTTGTTTGTTGCAAGTACAGCATGTACAACACAAACCCCACCTCAGCCGGAAGCAAGCCAGAGTCCTAAAAGGGAGGAGTCCTTTGAGCCAACAATTGAAAAAGAACCGGAGTGGATAACGGAGGACAATGATTCCTTGCAAATAGAAGAAACACCAACATCAACCCCTTCTGTATCCGATGATAGAGTTAATTATGACGAATATTTTACTAACAGTGTATTTGTAGGGGATTCCGTAATGGAAGGTTTTGCACAATATGTTCGTGCACAGCGCAATTCAGGCGTAGATATGCTTTCTAACGCCCAATTTCTTACATCGCTTATGGGAATAACAGTATACGATGTAGTAAACTACACGACAGGCGCCAAATGCTACTTTACGTATAGGGGTAAGGAACAACCTCTGGAAACTATATTACAAGAAATGGGTGTGAGCCGTGTATTTATAATGCTGGGTATGAATGATATTGCAAATGGATTTTCCACCGTTGATACCACTAATAATTATCGTAAAATGATTGATTTAATTAAGAATACAAACCCGGATTTGGATATCGTTGTACTAACCCCGACTCCCAAAACAGCTTCAAAGTGGTTACCGGATTACACTACTAATAGAAATTTTGGCAGTCCGTTACTTAATGAACTTGCAGATATGCTTAAAGCAATGTGCGAAGAAAACGGAATAAAAGTGGTAGATGTTAATGCTGCAGTTAGAGGACCGGATGGACACTTGCCGGATGAATATAGCAGAGATAATTTTGTACACATCAACAATGAGTGTTCAGCTGTGATACTTGATTTTTTGAGGGAATTTGCTAAGATACAAATGGAGGGATAA
- a CDS encoding dihydrofolate reductase, with amino-acid sequence MKAIVAVDLNWGIGYKGNLLKPIKPDLKRFKDLTINKVVVMGRETFESLPKKQPLKDRVNIVLTKRGLVNDEGVVVCSSLEQLFNELLKYNTDDVFVIGGESVYKQLLPYCTKAYVTKIQNTYTADRYFENLDENDSWKLVYKSDLYTFDGVGFYYTEYERQDKEQMHL; translated from the coding sequence ATGAAAGCAATAGTTGCAGTTGATTTAAATTGGGGGATTGGTTATAAGGGAAATCTTTTAAAGCCTATTAAACCTGATCTAAAGCGTTTTAAAGACCTTACAATAAACAAAGTGGTGGTTATGGGGCGGGAAACATTTGAATCCTTGCCTAAAAAACAGCCTTTAAAAGACAGGGTAAATATTGTACTGACTAAAAGAGGTTTAGTTAATGATGAAGGGGTTGTTGTGTGCAGCAGCCTTGAACAGTTATTTAATGAGCTTTTAAAATATAACACAGATGATGTATTTGTAATAGGGGGGGAGTCGGTGTACAAACAACTCCTTCCCTATTGTACAAAAGCTTATGTGACAAAGATACAAAACACATATACTGCAGATAGGTACTTTGAAAATTTAGATGAAAATGACAGTTGGAAACTGGTATATAAAAGTGATTTATATACCTTTGACGGTGTTGGGTTTTATTATACAGAGTATGAAAGGCAAGACAAAGAACAAATGCACCTATGA
- the ytvI gene encoding sporulation integral membrane protein YtvI, whose protein sequence is MQITKNIKFAFTTALFFLVAVPGTFLFFKISIYLAPFIIAFVISTSIEPVIRFLMKKAKISRKAAAIITVFSVVTVIGAVLVLLTIRLYKEAVSLSQMLPEYANTLYRNINEFAGKFLKFYTTLPEEISISIENMFKNFIQAFMLFLNSVAKNILSIAVLLPQVFIFLSATILSTYFFSSDRTGILNFVRENLPENWIDVLLRIKKDIFMTLWGYVRAQIIMAAITFLQLFTGFYIMGIKHFILLALILSLLDVLPVLGPGSVMIPWAIYEFFAGNLKRSVAILVLYGIALTVRQLIEPKILSKEIGLHPLVALMSLYIGFLVFGYIGLIAGPVVVLLFKNVVLKKKSIKEFISQSKL, encoded by the coding sequence ATGCAAATTACCAAAAATATAAAATTTGCTTTTACAACTGCTTTATTTTTTTTAGTGGCGGTGCCGGGTACTTTTTTATTTTTTAAAATTTCAATTTATTTAGCGCCGTTTATTATAGCCTTTGTTATATCAACTTCCATTGAGCCGGTAATAAGATTTTTAATGAAAAAAGCCAAAATATCCAGAAAGGCAGCTGCAATTATAACGGTTTTTTCTGTTGTTACGGTAATAGGGGCGGTTTTGGTTTTACTTACAATAAGACTTTATAAAGAAGCGGTGAGCCTTTCTCAAATGTTGCCGGAGTATGCAAATACTTTATACAGGAATATAAATGAATTTGCCGGGAAGTTTTTAAAATTTTACACCACCCTTCCGGAAGAAATAAGTATATCCATAGAAAACATGTTTAAAAATTTTATACAAGCTTTCATGCTATTTCTAAATTCTGTAGCAAAAAATATTTTAAGCATTGCTGTTCTCCTGCCACAGGTCTTTATATTTTTATCAGCGACAATTTTATCTACATATTTTTTTTCAAGTGACAGAACCGGTATATTAAATTTTGTAAGGGAAAATCTTCCTGAAAACTGGATAGATGTTTTATTGAGAATTAAAAAAGATATATTCATGACACTTTGGGGATATGTAAGAGCCCAGATAATTATGGCGGCAATAACTTTTCTGCAGCTTTTTACCGGGTTTTATATAATGGGAATAAAACACTTTATTTTATTGGCATTAATCCTGTCGCTATTAGATGTACTGCCGGTTTTAGGTCCCGGCAGTGTAATGATTCCCTGGGCAATATATGAATTTTTTGCCGGGAATTTAAAAAGATCCGTTGCTATACTGGTGTTATACGGCATAGCTTTAACTGTCAGGCAGTTAATTGAACCTAAAATTCTTTCAAAGGAGATAGGTTTACATCCGTTGGTTGCTTTAATGTCTTTGTATATTGGTTTTTTGGTATTTGGATATATTGGCTTGATAGCAGGTCCTGTTGTGGTTTTGCTTTTTAAAAATGTAGTTTTGAAAAAGAAAAGTATTAAAGAATTTATATCTCAGTCGAAATTATAG
- the thyA gene encoding thymidylate synthase: MSRADEIFISMCRDILQNGFSSEGQKVRAKWADGTPAHTIKKFGVVNRYDLEKEFPILTLRPTNYRAAIDELLWIWQRKSNNIKDLNSKIWDSWADENGSIGKAYGYQLKIKHKYPEGEFDQVDRVIYDLKNNPYSRRIIVNMYNHADLNEMNLYPCAYSITFNVTGNKLNAVLNQRSQDVLVANNWNVSQYAILVHMFAKVCGLKVGELVHVIADAHIYDRHIPLIEELISRKTYDAPKLIINPDVKDFYDFKVEDFVLEGYKAGPQIKNIPVAI; this comes from the coding sequence ATGAGCAGGGCTGACGAGATTTTTATTTCCATGTGCAGGGACATCCTTCAAAACGGGTTTTCTTCTGAAGGACAAAAAGTAAGAGCTAAGTGGGCTGACGGAACGCCGGCCCACACAATTAAAAAATTTGGTGTTGTAAACAGATATGATTTAGAAAAGGAATTTCCCATTTTAACACTAAGACCGACAAATTATAGGGCGGCCATTGATGAACTTTTGTGGATATGGCAGAGAAAGTCCAACAATATAAAGGACTTAAACAGTAAAATATGGGACAGCTGGGCGGATGAAAACGGCTCTATAGGAAAGGCCTACGGTTATCAGCTAAAGATAAAGCATAAATACCCTGAAGGGGAGTTTGACCAGGTTGACAGGGTGATATATGATTTAAAAAACAATCCCTACAGCAGAAGGATTATAGTTAATATGTACAATCATGCGGATTTAAATGAAATGAATTTATACCCCTGTGCCTACAGCATAACTTTTAATGTTACAGGTAACAAGCTCAACGCCGTTTTAAACCAGAGGTCTCAGGATGTTTTGGTTGCAAACAACTGGAATGTATCCCAATATGCTATTTTGGTGCATATGTTTGCAAAGGTATGCGGTTTGAAGGTGGGGGAACTTGTCCATGTTATAGCCGATGCCCATATATACGACAGGCACATACCTTTAATTGAGGAGTTAATAAGCAGGAAAACCTATGATGCACCAAAACTGATAATTAATCCCGATGTAAAGGATTTTTATGATTTTAAAGTAGAGGATTTTGTTTTGGAAGGATATAAGGCAGGACCCCAAATAAAGAATATTCCTGTGGCAATATAA